The genome window GCGATCGAGCCGGAGAGGCTAGCCTATTAGCCAACTTGGGGGGGGCCTATCGCAATGCAGGCAAATTTCAAGCGGCGATCGCTACCCTTGAACAAAGTGTGGCCCTTCTTCAGGATTTGGGTGATCGGCCTCGGCTGGGACGGCTGCTGGCTAACTTAGGCAGTGTGTACCGCAACCAACGGCAGTACCAACAAGCGATCGCATACTATCAGCAAAGCCTGACCCTGGCCCAGCAAACTCGCGATCGGGAGGTGGAGGGGTATGTTTTATTTAACTTAGGCTTTGTCAATTTTGAGCGGGGTCAATTAGCGGAGGCAGAACAATTTTTACGGTCAGCCATTACGGTGCGCGAAAGCCAGCGACAACTGTTGGGGCAGCGGGATAGCCTCAAGGTGGCGATCGGAGACATGGAAATTACTGCCGATAGCTATCGCTATTTACAACGGGTATTGGTGGCGCGGAATCAACCGGAGGCCGCATTGGAAGTGGCAGAGTGGAGCCGTGCCCGTGCCTTTGCAGATTTGGTGACGCAGCGCTTCGCCACATCCCATTCGACAGCCCAGTCAGAACCCCAGTCTATATCCCCTGGCAGAGCGCATTCGGCCTTGCGGGAACCGCCAATTAACCTGAAGACGATTCGGCAGATCGCCCATCAGCAAAAGGCCACGATCGTGGAGTATTCCATTCTGGATGGTGGATACGATATCACGACCCAGGGGCAGGGAGCGGATGCAACGTTGTTGATTTGGGTGATTCAGCCGACAGGCAAGATTACCCTGCGGCGAGTGGCGATCGGGGAAGCATTGGAAAAATCTCTGCCACAATTGGTCAGTCTGAGTCGGGAGCAAGTGGGGGTACGGGCAAAAGTGAGTGTGGTGCGGGTGGCGGATACTCGCACGATCGAGGCCGATGCACCACCGCCTTTAACAACGTTGCATAAATTGTTGATTGAACCAATTGCAGATTTATTACCTAAACAATCGAGCGATCGTGTCATTTTCGTACCGCAGGGGTCTCTTTTTCTCGTACCTTTTGCAGTGTTTCAGGATGAACAGGGCCGATATTTAATTGAAAAGTATACGTTAGTCACAGCACCTTCTATTCAAGTTTTAGATTTGATTAGCAGGTCTCAGCATAGTGATCAAAACTTTAGAAAATCTACCAACATTACAATATCGACTTCATTAACTAATACGTTACTAAATACATCATCAAAACATTCAAAATCACTTCACCAGAATACCTCTGTCTTGATTGTAGGAAATCCCACGATGCCGAAGCTTCCGGCAATGGAGGGTGCAGAGCCAGAAACGTTGGAAAGTCTACCGGGAACGGAGCAGGAAGCGAAGGAAATTGCGGCGCTTTTTAATACGCAACCGTTACTAGGTTCATCTGCGACCAAGGCGGCGGTGTTACAACGCATTGGGCAGGCGCGCATTGTGCATTTGGCGACCCATGGATTGCTGGATGATGTGCATGGGACGGGAATGCCGGGGGCGATCGCGCTAGCTCCGTCAGGACAGGATGATGGATTTCTGACGGCGCGGGAGTTGATGGATTTGCAATTGTCGGCGGAGTTGGTGGTTTTAAGTGCGTGCGATACGGGGCGGGGACAGATTACGGGGGATGGGGTGATTGGGTTGTCGCGATCGCTGTTTGCTGCGGGTGTGCCGAGTGTGATTGTGTCTTTGTGGCAGGTGCCAGATACGGCGACGGCCTATCTGATGACGGCGTTTTATCGCAATCTAGCCCACACGCCTGACAAGGCCCAAGCCCTCCGCCAAGCGATGCTACAAACGAAGGAGCAATTCCCCGATCCGCGGGATTGGGCAGCATTTACGCTGGTGGGCGAAGCGAATTCAGGTATGGATTGAGCATCTCACCCATGCCCCGTCTACACCAGGCACAGGCATCGGTTTCCCCCAATACACCCTATCCAAAAACCCAAGGGAATGGAGTTGGTTAATGATGGACTGCACCGTTTCCTTCGTACCAAAAAGCTGTAGCCGGAAGTATGGCCGAAACCGTTCGATCGAACAATCCCGATCGCTACCAGAACCTGTAAACATAATTGAGCTTCTCCTTGTAGAGAGTATGGTTTCTACCCGCATTTCCTGGTTCTAAATTGGGAATGCGGGTGGAAAGAAGCCCAAAAACTAGAGCCACCCCGTTTGACATCACAAATCAAGAGTGACTCGATTCCAAACCAATATCTCTTAAAAATTAATCGTAATCGTCACTGTATCGCTGTAATTGCCCACCTTCACCGAAGTTTGCTGCGCGGGAATTCTGCCATAGACCGGAATCGACGTGCTCACATTCTCCCCCGGAGCCACCGGGCCATACTGAGACGTTCCCCCAGAACCATCCCCCCATACCGTCGATCGCGTCGGATCAAGATAGAAATTGTAGTTCAACGAATCCGACCCTTGACGCATTTGGCGCGTTGCAAAACTCCCACTGTTCCCCTGACTGAGATCGATCGTAATCGTTCCCGGAGCCACCTCCGTACAGCGATAGGTAATACTCCCCGTAGAGTCATTGTGCGCACTGTTAAATACATCATAGGCCCCAAAATTCACTCCCACTACCGACTCGATCGAGCAACTGGGCAGCGCAAAACTCGGCCTTGCCATCCCCACTGTGCTGAAGATCAGCCCATAGGACAGCCAACGCAGCGTACTTCCGTTCAGCCATTGCAACTTCATGGACGTTTTGCCTCCTGGGTTGCCATCACACAACGCAACTGCCCCAACTTAATAAACGACTCCTTGGACTGGGGCACCGTAATCGAAAACCGACAAACACCCCCCTCATATTCCACCTCCGCCCCATAGGTGCCAGCGGCAAGATTCTCTAAATAAAATTCCCCCTGTTTCCCCAGCGGCGACACCACCGATCGCGCCTGTCCCCCCACCGTCACTTGGCCATAACTGGGAATCTCCGACTGCCCACCCTTGTCAATCACCAGAGTCCCCATAATCGCCTGCGCCTTCTCCACCGCAAACCGCACGACCGCCCCGCCCCGATAGGGGGGCGCAATCACCTGCTCCGTCCCTCCCACATCATAGTTATTCGGGATATCCTCGGTGGTAATGCCCAAGCGATTGCCGTAGTAGGGCAACAGATTCGGAACCAACAAACTGCCATTCCGATTCGTTGTCCCCACAGTCTGATTATTTAACAACCCCTGCACCCCTTGCAGTCCAGGCACGTCAATCAAGGCAAAACTCCCCGTCAGCGGCTGGGAAAGCATCACCTTCCCACCGATCGCAACAATGCTACCGGAAGCCCTTAAGTTAGTAGAGCGTTGATCATTAAAGCGATCGTGGGTCAGTTCATACCGACCAAAGGGCGCTTGATATTGGAACATCGCATTGGAAGTGGTACTTTGACTCCCCGTTTGGCCTTGGAAGCGATAGCCCAATCCGGTGTAGGTCGCAATCGGTTTTTGGATTTGGGCAATGGTGGACTGGGTTTCGCCATTGCGTTGGTGGGAGAGGTTAGCAGTGCTGCCATTCCCAAGGCTGTAGTTCAGACCGATATACAGATCCGTACTGGAATCCTGGTCTTGCCGCTGGTTACGATTCACTGAAATCGACAGATTTATCTGGGAATTCAACCGCACCGTACTGCCTAGGGCAATCGTGGTTGTTGGGCCTTGATCCCGCCAATGGGCATAGGCATAGCGCCCAAACAGACTGACATTGCGACTCACCGAAACACTGGTAAAGGCATTGAAGTCGAAGGTGGCCCGATCGTCCGTCGGATTCAAACTCATGGTGGCATAGTACGGACTCATGGCCCGGGCAGAAAACCCCAAGCTAAATTTTTTACCCGAGTAGGCATAGGACAACGCCGCTGCACTGCCCGATCGGCCATCGGCTTGGCTCGCCGCGATCGCCAAACCCATCTCCCCAAAGGGCAAGCGAGCCGCCAGATTCGCCCCGCCGCTCAGCAAGCCCGTAGACGCTTCCAACCGCAATCCCGCTGTCAGGGAATTCGTAATCCCAAAGCGGTGACGCGCGAGAAAAACGGGAGCACCGTAGTCGAAACTTTCCGTATTCAGGTTATTTCTGCGGAACCCTAGGTTGTAGCTAAATTCCGACAGCCCTGGAGCCAGCAACCCTGCGGAATAGTAATAGGGATAGCTAATTTGTTGTTCTCGGCCAAAGGCATCCCGCAGCACTAACCGCGCCGCACCGCTACCGGACACCACTGGCAAGTCCTTAATCCGAAATGGGCCCGGTGGCAGTTCTTCCCGCTTCACCAAAGCATCGTTAACATAGACATCCACTGTGGAAGGCGTCAGTGCCGCCCCCGACAATCCCAAGGTGGGCGATCGTAAAAAGTAGGGATCTAGGCTAAATTCCCGCCCGTAGCTAATCCCCGCAAAAAATGCCGATCCGCCTAACTCGTCCGTATTGGCAAAGTGATCACCCAAAACCCAACGGGTCATGTTGCCAGGATTGTCGATCGTTAAATTCGTCTGCCCGCGCACCAGCTTGCCATTCTGCCCACGATTGAGGCTACTGTAGAGCAGTTGATTACCAAAGCTCAGACCCATTTCGCCAAAGAAGCTGAAGCGCTGAAAGTCTTGGGCATTGACTGCGTAGTTGAGAAACAAACTGGTGTTTTTGCTGTAAACCAGATTAGCAGGCCGATCGCGGTTCGCGACACTGACCACCGTCGTTGCTAATTGTTCAGGCGGAACGGTGAGTTTGAGGGTTGTGGCAGTTTCATCTAGTTCATAGCGAATGGTGGGGGCTAGGGCACTCAACCGCACATAGTCTTCCCCATTCAGCGTTTCCTGGGACTTGGGCAAATTGCTGATTCCCGCTTGTTGCAGATCTTTCAGCCGCACCAGTGCATCCCCCGATCGCAGACGAATGGGAATTTCCTGTTTTTTGACTAGGTTAACGACTAAATCAAAAATTGCGCGTTGATCTGCCGCGCGGACGATCGTGGGAGAAGCCGCAATGAAGACTGTAATGGCTGTAGGTAGTGCAATGGAGGCAAGCAGGGGGCTGCAACGAAGGGGCCACTCCATAAGTAATTCCTAGGAGTTAGAGAATAAGGAATAAATTGAGAAATGAATTCTGACGAATCAGCTTGTAGAGGCACACACTGGTAGTTAGCAGAGTTAATTAATAGATTTAACTAGTCAATTTAACTAGTAGATTTAATTAACGGGAAGTCGCAGAACAAAGACCATTGGGTGTTTGAGCATTTTGCGTCAAGCGTTGCTTGGTACCGTATTCCACTTCGATCGTAATGGCTTTAACCTTGGCACAATCCGTTTTAGGAACCTCTAAATCGAAGTTGCGGGTACTGTTGGATAAGATGTACCAGCCTGCTGTGGAGCGATCGAAAATGGGTTTCTCTAGTGTTGAACCATAGCCTTTCACCCGAACTTGTTGAGCCGTGAAATGGGTATTTCCCGTATTTTTCACCTGAAAAGCAATCTTCCCATTCTGTGCTTGAATTGCCTGAATTTCACCACTAATTTTAGGTTGGGTTGGCTGGATAAAAATTGGGATGCTCATTTTAGTGAGCACTTGAACTTGCAGCGCTGAGTTAGTAGCTTGCGGGGTTTTCAGCGGTGGCAACTCTTCCACCACAATACGATAGGTTTTTTCTTGTTCGCTAGGATCAGCCGTAATTCCAATACGAACATTACGACTTTCTCCCGGAGCCAAACTCAGCATATTCGGGAAGAAGATAACATCTTCCGTTGACTCCAGTTGGACAGGACTGGTTGCGGTTTGTGACCAAGTAAAGGCACTGACTTGGAACCGTAACGGCTTAGGACTATCGTTCCGAATCGAAAGTATTTTACTAGATGCAGATCGATCGGCTTTTGGAGACAGATAAATTTGGATCGGGCTCACACTAAAGTTACTAGCAACTGCGGAGCTGATTGGCCCTAAAAGCCCTAATCCCAGCAATGAAGCCAAAACTGTTGAAGATGTCCAGGAAACAGGTAGACGAAACATAAGCAGCTATGCATGAGATAAGCAGGAAATCTCTTTCCTGCTTATATAGATTTCACGGGAGATTTGATTAGAGTTACATAACCAACACCAGGCTGATTAATCCTAAAATGATTGGTTATGCAACTCATGCTTTATCACTTCACTATCTATCAGTGATTTCTAGTAGACAGCACTAGAAGGAGACAGTAGCAACAACCGTGTCAGCATAGCTAC of Alkalinema sp. FACHB-956 contains these proteins:
- a CDS encoding CHAT domain-containing tetratricopeptide repeat protein; the encoded protein is MVLPLVALLGQATIAPSTLSVTHAFPSSEPQSPGTQAPGSAPMATQRSERPPSSPQPQSSPQPQSSPQPQSAKLSDWERCQHQWQAHQLEGALRSCQAALEQARNRRDREMEGRILTSLGILYRSLGQPSESLQALTQSVAVYRQMHHASGLSMALFYWGQAQTLQGNLDQAIAAYQEGLRLVQPPQDWSRKVHFLFHLSGTYSLQGNLDAAIATYQDILTQAKQWGDRDSEFSALNGLGSLYTTQGNYAKAIEYHQRSLQQAAARKAEAQRVQALSSLGLVYYTLGDYDRASQTYHRALPLAQQLKDARGEAAILSGLGLVYSARKEWQRGIDYQQRSLVLVRKLGDRAGEASLLANLGGAYRNAGKFQAAIATLEQSVALLQDLGDRPRLGRLLANLGSVYRNQRQYQQAIAYYQQSLTLAQQTRDREVEGYVLFNLGFVNFERGQLAEAEQFLRSAITVRESQRQLLGQRDSLKVAIGDMEITADSYRYLQRVLVARNQPEAALEVAEWSRARAFADLVTQRFATSHSTAQSEPQSISPGRAHSALREPPINLKTIRQIAHQQKATIVEYSILDGGYDITTQGQGADATLLIWVIQPTGKITLRRVAIGEALEKSLPQLVSLSREQVGVRAKVSVVRVADTRTIEADAPPPLTTLHKLLIEPIADLLPKQSSDRVIFVPQGSLFLVPFAVFQDEQGRYLIEKYTLVTAPSIQVLDLISRSQHSDQNFRKSTNITISTSLTNTLLNTSSKHSKSLHQNTSVLIVGNPTMPKLPAMEGAEPETLESLPGTEQEAKEIAALFNTQPLLGSSATKAAVLQRIGQARIVHLATHGLLDDVHGTGMPGAIALAPSGQDDGFLTARELMDLQLSAELVVLSACDTGRGQITGDGVIGLSRSLFAAGVPSVIVSLWQVPDTATAYLMTAFYRNLAHTPDKAQALRQAMLQTKEQFPDPRDWAAFTLVGEANSGMD
- a CDS encoding spore coat U domain-containing protein, which gives rise to MKLQWLNGSTLRWLSYGLIFSTVGMARPSFALPSCSIESVVGVNFGAYDVFNSAHNDSTGSITYRCTEVAPGTITIDLSQGNSGSFATRQMRQGSDSLNYNFYLDPTRSTVWGDGSGGTSQYGPVAPGENVSTSIPVYGRIPAQQTSVKVGNYSDTVTITINF
- a CDS encoding fimbria/pilus outer membrane usher protein, yielding MEWPLRCSPLLASIALPTAITVFIAASPTIVRAADQRAIFDLVVNLVKKQEIPIRLRSGDALVRLKDLQQAGISNLPKSQETLNGEDYVRLSALAPTIRYELDETATTLKLTVPPEQLATTVVSVANRDRPANLVYSKNTSLFLNYAVNAQDFQRFSFFGEMGLSFGNQLLYSSLNRGQNGKLVRGQTNLTIDNPGNMTRWVLGDHFANTDELGGSAFFAGISYGREFSLDPYFLRSPTLGLSGAALTPSTVDVYVNDALVKREELPPGPFRIKDLPVVSGSGAARLVLRDAFGREQQISYPYYYSAGLLAPGLSEFSYNLGFRRNNLNTESFDYGAPVFLARHRFGITNSLTAGLRLEASTGLLSGGANLAARLPFGEMGLAIAASQADGRSGSAAALSYAYSGKKFSLGFSARAMSPYYATMSLNPTDDRATFDFNAFTSVSVSRNVSLFGRYAYAHWRDQGPTTTIALGSTVRLNSQINLSISVNRNQRQDQDSSTDLYIGLNYSLGNGSTANLSHQRNGETQSTIAQIQKPIATYTGLGYRFQGQTGSQSTTSNAMFQYQAPFGRYELTHDRFNDQRSTNLRASGSIVAIGGKVMLSQPLTGSFALIDVPGLQGVQGLLNNQTVGTTNRNGSLLVPNLLPYYGNRLGITTEDIPNNYDVGGTEQVIAPPYRGGAVVRFAVEKAQAIMGTLVIDKGGQSEIPSYGQVTVGGQARSVVSPLGKQGEFYLENLAAGTYGAEVEYEGGVCRFSITVPQSKESFIKLGQLRCVMATQEAKRP
- a CDS encoding fimbria/pilus periplasmic chaperone, translating into MFRLPVSWTSSTVLASLLGLGLLGPISSAVASNFSVSPIQIYLSPKADRSASSKILSIRNDSPKPLRFQVSAFTWSQTATSPVQLESTEDVIFFPNMLSLAPGESRNVRIGITADPSEQEKTYRIVVEELPPLKTPQATNSALQVQVLTKMSIPIFIQPTQPKISGEIQAIQAQNGKIAFQVKNTGNTHFTAQQVRVKGYGSTLEKPIFDRSTAGWYILSNSTRNFDLEVPKTDCAKVKAITIEVEYGTKQRLTQNAQTPNGLCSATSR